The DNA window aaaaaaaatgttcaaaataatttccatTGGATTGATGGCACTAAGTTTGGCCATGATCCAAGCACGATCATATCGTTCATttggaacaacaaacaaaataccATTTACCAATGGATATCAAAGgtcagctgctgctgctgctctAGCATCACCGATTCGTTCTGGTTCTCGTATTGGATATTCGATTGTTGGTCTTGGTCAGTCAAATTATATTCGTCCATCATCAGCAGCTTatcgaccatcatcattgtattcaAATGAACCGGGCGCTGCATTAGCCATTCGTACAACACATCGTATGGTATATTATGATGTTCCAAATGAACgtaattatcaacaacaacaatcatcatcaccaatctATGTGGATTCACAACCAATACCAATAACATTAATGATGCGTACATATTCAAGTCCAATTAATATTCAACATTCTCATTATCAAGGTCAAGGTGGTCTAGAAGAAACAGCTAGCGAAGATCAAGAATTACGTTTTATACATACAATAACTAAACCAGTTGTACAGGAAGTAAGAGAAATTATATCACCAATTCGTATGATTTATCGTGAAATACAACCAATTGATGAAAGAGTGGAAACAATGGTCGCTAGACGTAAAAATAGTGATAGTGATGATAAAACGATTGAACTCATATCATTGGATAAAGGTTCCAGTTTGGATTTATCGTCATTATTTCCAAAATATCcggataatgataataagaaaaaacaacgtcgtgcttcattgaatttttgaattttttttgaattgtttttgttaaaaatttcttaatctctataaataaatagaaaaaaatcatccacACATGCGacttcatttcattttctccaAGAGTTAACGTTTTCGTGCAATAAATAATAGGGTCAGATAGGCAAAAAAACGCAACAAAATCATGAGCGATaaaatgccaaaaaaatCCAACCATTCTGGTTGTATACCAAGTGATAGAAATTGTAATACATCTTGACCATTTTTGAAACACATTTGTCCTgaactttgttgttgttgttgttgttgttgttcttctATGCCGATATTATCATttccaaatgaataatttgatgatgatgattgtgataaaGCTGTGGCCATAGTCATAATCGTGGTAGTGGTTGTAGCGGCGGCATGGGTCATTGGTGATgtcgatggtgatggtgtatCCGTACAATCCAAAATGGCCACATTACGCCATTGATTAACAGCCAATGCATCGAATCCATAATAAAACCAAGATATCCATTTGGTCCAACGTAAATATGGTGGTATTGaactgaataaaaaaaaaatgcagaaTCATTAATAGTGGTATAGATTtagccgaaaaaaaatactcacTGAGTGTTGAGAAAATAACCACCCAACAATTGAAATGGCATAATGAATGGTGGACCAAACGATAATGCAACATCGGTATTACGACAAAGACATGAGATAAGATAACCAAATGAAACACCACATGCCGAAATGATTATGGCAATTAACATACAATAAAGATATGCATCAAATGCTGGATATAGATTcaatgtataataataaattgtaaCGAATATGATCGGTATACAGACGAAAATGGGAATTTCGGCTAAATTTTTGCATACAAAATATGCATCAACTGTATACATTCCATTATTATGTTCACGAATGAATATTGGCAATTCTGAACAGAATACATTGATAACAGCAAATGAATTCTGTGTGGTCATATTGACAATCAACAGGAATAATGCACCATTCATATTCCAAACACCACGTTGATCATAATTTTGTGAATAAAATATTAATCCCAATACGATCGAATTCATCTGtgtatgaaacaaaaacaaaaaaagagaacattaataataataaaaaattgatcatatcCGGTggttgtttctttttttttgttgagaaTTTTCCACCTATCTTGGAGGCGACGGGTATCGATCCCGTTACCTCTCGCATACTAGACaccattacaacaacaacaatcttgaagattattatcattgaatttatgcTAAGCGAGCGCGCTACCATCTGCGCCACGCCCCcaaatataaacaacaaattcttaACAAATGAACCAGGCCAAATATGACATGACATATTGGGCCATAAATATGGTATTtgacaccaaaaaaaaacgatgatgattagaataataaaaagaaaactaGATCAATGTTTCAAGccacgaaacaaaacaaaacaaaaaaaaacaagttttcttacaaaatcaatgaaagattgcattgattgatttgtagcagcagcagcagcagcagcaacaagtttgctttgctttgcttgttgttgttggatcaaatgtttcattcattgaattaaaCTTACCAATGCTTGTGTTAATCGTACATAGGTAAGTGCTGGCTCACGGATAACAGTCAAATGTGAACGCCATGCTAATGCAACATATTGTTGCCAACGATTTGTTTTATATCTTGATGGACGATTACGTTTACTACGTATTGTAGTTGAAAAACTACTACTATGAAATGATGCTTGTAATGAATctagattttgtttttcacgtTCAAAATAATCACATATACGATTAATTTTCTTACGACATTCCATCTCTTTACCGGGTACAACGGCTAATTcatgaacgaaaaaatctGCTGGATTATAATTTTCTGGACATTGAAGACCAATAGTGGCAAAATGTTCTAATGCAGATTTTATTTCACCAAAATATGCTACACGTCCATCAGCCAATAGAAGTAGATTCTgaaacatttcaaatgtttccGATGATGGTTGATGAATAGTACAAATGATTGTTCGTCCTGAACGTGCCATTTTATTAATGATCGATACCAGATTAGCAGCCATAAATGAATCAAGACCAGAAGTTGGTTCATCACAAAACATAATCGATGGATTTGTCAATACTTCAGCGGCGAATGAAAGACGTTTCAATTCACCACCAGAAATGCCTTTAAAGTAACGACTACCACCAACACGTGTATCGGCACATTTATCCAGACCTAATTCACGCATTACTTGATCGACGCGAGCAATTTTTGCCGATTCCGATACAGTGGACGGTATTCGTACCATTGCTTGAAATATAAGATGTTCACGTACCGTCAATGTTGGTAGAAACATATCTTCCTGTTGTACATATGCTGACATTGATGTAATCATATCGATATCGGCTAAACGATCATTGATACGTATAACACCATCTACATGAAAATTCGAAAGATTACGACAATTCAATACATTCAATAAGGTTGTTTTTCCGGCTCCactatacaaaaaaaaatgaaaacaaaaatttttagaaaacaaaaacaaaacacacacacataccttGCACCCATGATGGCCAATGTTGATCCGGCTTTAACTTTTCCAGAAACTATAATTATtacacaaataaaataagcttttttttacaaacaaaccaaacaaatttATCGACTTACCATTTTTAATAATCTGTGAACCATGTGGTTGTGATTTAAATGTAATCGTATCCAATATGCTTACCGATGGTCGAGCCCAAACATTAACATTATGCCATGTAATTGAAGCTGGTGTAAACGATGGtgttgacaatgatgatgatgatggtacaTCATTAGGacctgctgctgctgttgctgctgccaCTGTAGaatctgatgatgacattttttttttggttaatatTCGGgcacaaattttcaatttgattttctcgACAAAATAACAAACGTGCGCgtgatgtttgtgtgtgtgcggttTGActcgaatcgaatgatgacGATCACGGTTGTGTTCGCAACATtcgaatttatttcaaatttcgaacgaaattgaaatgaaatgaaagaaaaaaaattcgaatgaaattttttcatttgaacatttttgattattgataattgatatttaaaaaatttttgaaaaaattatataaaaaaaattctttttgcaGAGAGAATTAAAAACggtatgaaaaattctttctattcgaataataattcaattaatcCAATTCAGTATCGCCACCAGTGTAGAATGCAGCCAAATAGGCAAGATGATAAAACATCATGAATAAGAAACCGGTACACATTAATTGGAATGTATGTTCAACCGATGGACTTAGATATGGATCCACAATATGACGATttaattcttcatcaatcaatgatttcatatcataatcattgtcaCTATGATCGCCATTAACAattgttttatcatcatctgtttcattgaaaaaaggattttcatcttcatcagtatcatcatcaataaatgttTCTGGTGCTGAAACTTCagattcattatcataaaaaaagtcatcatcatcatcgaattcaacatcatccatATCTTCTTCACACCagaaatgatcaacaacattatccaTATTagaatattcaaaatttttatctgcttcttttttatcatcatcattatcattaacattgaAAGCAGATgaatgagatgatgatgatggcaacaaTGATTTGGATGATTTAACAGCCGCCCCCCACGATTCAATAATCTGTTGCATATTCAATGgttgttttgattcaatagttttcattgattttggttGATGGATATCGAAAGttacttcatcatcatcgtcatcatcaatttgatggCGGCAATGTCGTGGCAATTCAATTGGtttataatattttttccataaaatttcattctgCACTACATAACGACGTTCACGAAGATTAGTCAATTGTTGATCCCAAGTGAAACAATGAATTTCAGTCATAATGCAGCCAATTAaccattttaatttttcatcacttgaaaattcaatacgATAATAAATGCGTCGTTGTTCTATTTGAAATGTAAGCACTGATGGTGAATATGAACACAATTCACGAATATTACTCAATTGTATCATTTTTGTATTGTCTTTATGAAATGGATGTTGCCGATTTGGTTCTCGTTCTTGTATTAGACGGCTACGTGCTGTAggaattaatttcattattttaatcACAAAATAGTGATCGGATCCATCGTGTGGAAATTTAGGATTCACAATATCTTCTTCAGTTAAAAATGGATTCATCATTGTGAATTCACAATCTTTCCAATAAACATCACGTACAGGTGGATAAGATTCTAAATCGGTAAAATAAACTTGTACAGTGTCCATCGTttatgaaaagaattttgtagttttgattcgatagtttttgtttttgtattaataatttgtttgtaaaatGAGTGAATTGTGAATATGTTGAAATTGTCGATAATTTTATATCGATAAACATCGATTATCgtttaatgaaaaacaaaattcaattcaatttgattctattcttcaaaacaaaaaatcgattgtatcgattgttattattttacaCAATtcgaattattatattgttcaaatttaaatttttttttcctttttgaacgaaacaaaaaaaaatcgagtgaaatgaaattttttttttttaaacttttatttatataaaaatgtttttttttgttaaaaatttccaagaagaataaaaaaaaacggtaagAAAATTACTACTATATATTCAGAAGTTCTTTGTTCCTTTGATTGattacaattcattcataaacaagcctttttttctgaatgcAGCCAAAATTAAGAAAATtaagaatagaaaatttaaacttttcatcatctatttcacaaacaaaaatatcgcCATGAGAatcattttctgttttatcatcatcaccggttttatcatcatcaccggttttatcatcatcatcggttttatcatcatcatcatcggtgtCATTAGATTCATCCGTTTCATCAGAATCATAAAGGCATTCTAGTGCTGATACTTCAGCTGCTGGTGCTACTGTATCGgattttgattcgataatttcattatttttaactTGTTGACGGCAACAAAGTCCttgcattttcatttgttgatgtaTCATAcgtaaaattttattctccAATACAAAACGACGATCGCTAAGATCAGTATATTTTTTATCCCAAGTGAAACAACTAATTTCACTCATTATGCAGCCAATCAACCATTTTAAATTTAGATCATGTGAAAATTTAATACGATAATAAATTGGACGTCGATGGATTTTAAATGTAAGTATGCATGGAAAATATGAACGCATTACACGAATGG is part of the Dermatophagoides farinae isolate YC_2012a chromosome 9, ASM2471394v1, whole genome shotgun sequence genome and encodes:
- the LOC124497432 gene encoding protein white; this translates as MSSSDSTVAAATAAAGPNDVPSSSSLSTPSFTPASITWHNVNVWARPSVSILDTITFKSQPHGSQIIKNVSGKVKAGSTLAIMGASGAGKTTLLNVLNCRNLSNFHVDGVIRINDRLADIDMITSMSAYVQQEDMFLPTLTVREHLIFQAMVRIPSTVSESAKIARVDQVMRELGLDKCADTRVGGSRYFKGISGGELKRLSFAAEVLTNPSIMFCDEPTSGLDSFMAANLVSIINKMARSGRTIICTIHQPSSETFEMFQNLLLLADGRVAYFGEIKSALEHFATIGLQCPENYNPADFFVHELAVVPGKEMECRKKINRICDYFEREKQNLDSLQASFHSSSFSTTIRSKRNRPSRYKTNRWQQYVALAWRSHLTVIREPALTYVRLTQALMNSIVLGLIFYSQNYDQRGVWNMNGALFLLIVNMTTQNSFAVINVFCSELPIFIREHNNGMYTVDAYFVCKNLAEIPIFVCIPIIFVTIYYYTLNLYPAFDAYLYCMLIAIIISACGVSFGYLISCLCRNTDVALSFGPPFIMPFQLLGGYFLNTHSIPPYLRWTKWISWFYYGFDALAVNQWRNVAILDCTDTPSPSTSPMTHAAATTTTTIMTMATALSQSSSSNYSFGNDNIGIEEQQQQQQQQSSGQMCFKNGQDVLQFLSLGIQPEWLDFFGILSLMILLRFFAYLTLLFIARKR
- the LOC124497434 gene encoding uncharacterized protein LOC124497434 isoform X2, which translates into the protein MDTVQVYYTNFESKPPVRDICWKDCGFTMKNPVFPFPQDGSGHIFEFKIWQKITTTPSSLVVVEKKQRDQKNSCDKEYSYPKEEYTAEIHKVQLSAIRVMRSYFPCILTFKIHRRPIYYRIKFSHDLNLKWLIGCIMSEISCFTWDKKYTDLSDRRFVLENKILRMIHQQMKMQGLCCRQQVKNNEIIESKSDTVAPAAEVSALECLYDSDETDESNDTDDDDDKTDDDDKTENDSHGDIFVCEIDDEKFKFSILNFLNFGCIQKKRLVYE
- the LOC124497434 gene encoding uncharacterized protein LOC124497434 isoform X1 codes for the protein MDTVQVYYTNFESKPPVRDICWKDCGFTMKNPVFPFPQDGSGHIFEFKIWQKITTTPSSLVVVEKKQRDQKNSCDKEYSYPKEEYTAEIHKVQLSAIRVMRSYFPCILTFKIHRRPIYYRIKFSHDLNLKWLIGCIMSEISCFTWDKKYTDLSDRRFVLENKILRMIHQQMKMQGLCCRQQVKNNEIIESKSDTVAPAAEVSALECLYDSDETDESNDTDDDDDKTDDDDKTGDDDKTGDDDKTENDSHGDIFVCEIDDEKFKFSILNFLNFGCIQKKRLVYE